In Alkalidesulfovibrio alkalitolerans DSM 16529, one genomic interval encodes:
- the treY gene encoding malto-oligosyltrehalose synthase, which yields MNTPLATYRLQFHPGFGFAQALVALPYLKRLGISHVYASPIFAARPGSEHGYDVCDHQRLNPELGGEEEFAKLRAAARDMGLYWIQDIVPNHMAVAGENRTLVDLLENGEASRFHPFFDIDWDHPLEGLKGRMLAPFLGDLYGRTLEKGEISLGFDEDGFFARYYSLRLPLALDTYPLLLTRGLGALRARLGRDDPDFLKFTGVLYAIKNLPAESLEERYDQISFIKRMLHELYAQSEAVRGHMDAVLREANDEASRDLLDDILARQRFRLSYWKVAGEEINYRRFFSINDLISLRVENEAVFDHSHRMILERVASGDFDGLRVDHVDGLYDPSAYLRRLRDKAGDIYLTVEKILIGNEPLPAFWPVQGATGYEFLNTVTSLLVEPSNARAFGRAYVGYAGRRPPLARIVAEKKRGIIATHLSGDVDNLARLVKNVASRDRHAFDITLPALRQAIAELLTAFPVYRTYLSRDSFRPADLGYIREAVRQSRKASPLLASEFDFLERFLLLDFPERLGQEERGQWLHIAMRFQQMTGPLMAKGLEDTAFYVHNRLICLNEVGGEPGRFGLPLDEAHAILAERARDWPKAMNATATHDTKRGEDARARLAALSQFPGEWRELLRALTRALAKSRRKAQAANGPPGDPDAAQDVTQDAAQDIPTRNDEYMIAQAALAALPFGGAGKDRFRERLEAFLVKALREGKENTGWLRPDEEYEKTALETARRLFRPGKNAFAKACQALLATLTRPGVTASLCQTLLKIAAPGIPDIYQGTELWDFSFVDPDNRRPVDFAARESLLAHMEAAFADNPERLVRELLATPEDGRVKLFALWRGLSLRRSQTALFAEGSYEPVAVEGPGAACVFAFARRLGPALALAILPVRAAPLFGGDYPLGARWGETRLVLPEESLDGPPPLMINAFTDKRLPRGRIVFVRDALSDFPVSLLTGEPDRTTS from the coding sequence ATGAACACGCCCCTGGCCACCTACCGCCTGCAGTTCCATCCCGGCTTCGGCTTCGCCCAGGCCCTGGTCGCGCTACCCTATCTGAAGCGCCTGGGCATAAGCCATGTCTACGCCTCGCCCATCTTCGCGGCCAGGCCGGGCTCGGAACACGGCTACGACGTCTGCGACCACCAGCGGCTGAACCCGGAACTGGGCGGCGAGGAGGAGTTCGCCAAACTGCGCGCGGCCGCGCGCGACATGGGGTTGTACTGGATACAGGACATCGTGCCCAACCACATGGCCGTGGCGGGCGAAAACCGCACGCTCGTGGACCTGCTGGAGAACGGCGAAGCCTCGCGCTTCCACCCCTTTTTCGACATCGACTGGGACCATCCCCTGGAAGGGCTCAAGGGCCGTATGCTGGCCCCGTTCCTGGGCGATCTCTACGGCCGCACCCTGGAGAAGGGTGAAATCAGCCTCGGTTTCGACGAAGACGGCTTCTTCGCGCGCTACTACTCCCTGCGCCTGCCCCTGGCCCTGGACACCTACCCGTTGCTGCTCACGCGGGGGCTCGGCGCGCTTCGCGCGCGTCTGGGTCGCGACGACCCCGACTTCTTGAAATTCACGGGCGTGCTTTACGCCATCAAGAACCTCCCGGCCGAATCGTTGGAGGAGCGCTACGACCAGATATCCTTCATCAAGCGAATGCTGCACGAACTGTACGCCCAGAGCGAGGCCGTGCGCGGCCACATGGACGCCGTGCTGCGCGAGGCCAACGACGAGGCCTCGCGCGATCTGCTCGACGACATCCTGGCCAGGCAGCGTTTCCGCCTCTCCTACTGGAAGGTCGCGGGCGAGGAGATCAATTACCGCCGCTTCTTTTCCATCAACGACCTCATTTCGCTGCGCGTGGAGAACGAGGCGGTCTTCGACCACAGCCACCGCATGATCCTCGAACGTGTGGCCTCGGGCGACTTCGACGGCCTGCGCGTGGACCATGTGGACGGCCTGTACGATCCCTCGGCCTATCTGCGCCGCCTGCGCGACAAGGCGGGCGATATCTACCTGACGGTGGAGAAAATCCTCATCGGAAACGAGCCGCTGCCCGCGTTCTGGCCCGTGCAGGGCGCCACGGGCTACGAGTTTCTGAACACGGTCACGAGCCTCCTGGTGGAGCCCTCCAACGCGCGCGCCTTCGGCCGCGCCTACGTAGGCTACGCGGGACGTCGGCCGCCACTGGCCCGCATTGTGGCGGAAAAGAAGCGCGGCATCATCGCAACCCATCTCTCGGGCGACGTGGACAACTTGGCCCGCCTGGTGAAAAACGTGGCCAGCCGCGACCGCCACGCCTTCGACATCACCCTGCCCGCGCTGCGCCAGGCCATCGCCGAACTGCTCACCGCCTTTCCGGTCTACCGCACCTATCTTTCGCGTGACTCCTTTCGCCCCGCTGACCTCGGCTACATCCGCGAGGCCGTACGTCAAAGCCGCAAGGCCTCGCCGCTGCTCGCCTCGGAATTCGACTTCCTGGAGCGCTTTCTGCTCCTCGACTTCCCCGAGCGCCTGGGCCAGGAGGAGCGCGGCCAGTGGCTGCACATCGCCATGCGTTTCCAGCAGATGACCGGCCCTCTCATGGCCAAAGGCCTGGAAGACACTGCCTTTTACGTGCACAACCGGCTCATCTGTCTGAACGAGGTCGGTGGCGAGCCCGGCCGTTTCGGCCTGCCTCTGGACGAGGCCCACGCCATTCTGGCCGAGCGCGCCCGCGACTGGCCCAAGGCCATGAACGCCACCGCGACCCACGACACCAAGCGCGGCGAGGACGCCCGCGCCCGGCTGGCCGCGCTCTCGCAATTCCCGGGCGAATGGCGGGAGCTTCTGCGCGCCCTGACCCGCGCCCTGGCCAAAAGCCGCAGGAAGGCCCAGGCCGCAAACGGCCCGCCTGGCGATCCGGACGCCGCCCAGGACGTCACCCAGGACGCGGCGCAGGACATCCCGACACGCAACGACGAATACATGATTGCCCAGGCCGCGCTCGCCGCGCTGCCGTTCGGTGGGGCGGGAAAGGACCGCTTCCGCGAACGGCTGGAAGCCTTTCTAGTCAAGGCGTTGCGCGAGGGCAAGGAGAACACCGGCTGGCTCAGGCCCGACGAGGAGTATGAGAAGACCGCGCTCGAAACGGCCCGGCGGCTTTTCAGGCCGGGCAAAAACGCCTTCGCCAAGGCCTGCCAGGCGCTGCTCGCGACCCTGACGCGGCCGGGCGTCACGGCTTCGCTCTGCCAGACGCTGCTCAAGATCGCCGCGCCGGGCATCCCCGACATCTACCAGGGCACGGAGCTGTGGGACTTTTCTTTCGTGGACCCGGACAACCGGCGACCCGTGGATTTCGCGGCGCGCGAATCCCTGCTCGCGCACATGGAGGCCGCCTTCGCGGACAACCCCGAGCGGCTCGTGCGCGAGCTTTTGGCCACGCCCGAGGACGGCCGGGTCAAACTCTTCGCTTTGTGGAGGGGGCTCTCGCTTCGTCGCTCCCAGACCGCGCTGTTCGCGGAGGGCTCATACGAACCCGTGGCCGTGGAGGGTCCGGGCGCGGCGTGCGTCTTCGCCTTTGCGCGCCGCCTGGGACCGGCCCTGGCGCTGGCGATTTTGCCCGTGCGCGCCGCGCCGCTCTTCGGAGGCGACTATCCCTTGGGCGCGCGCTGGGGTGAGACCAGACTCGTCCTGCCCGAGGAATCTCTTGACGGCCCGCCCCCGCTCATGATCAACGCCTTTACGGACAAACGGCTGCCGCGCGGGCGGATCGTTTTCGTCCGTGACGCGCTTTCCGACTTCCCCGTGTCCCTGTTGACTGGCGAGCCCGATCGGACGACTTCCTGA
- a CDS encoding DUF3536 domain-containing protein, whose product MSDLPRYVCVHGHFYQPPRENPWLDEVEVQDSAQPYHDWNERITAECYAPNAHARILDGEGLIENIVNNYARISFNFGPTLLAWLERKRPSIHEAIVHADHISRRLFSGHGSALAQIYNHMIMPLATERERRVQLAWGLEDFRRRFGREAEGIWLPETAVDLLTLDLLAEAGLAFTILAPRQAARVRRLGEEEWRDVSDGRVDPTTPYVQRLPSGRTIALFFYDGPISQDLAFAGLLKSGEALADRLMSAFTEPGANGRDWPQLSHIATDGESYGHHHSQGEMALAYALSVIERDPDVSLTNYGEYLERHPPTMEVEIFENSSWSCIHGVERWRADCGCNSGMKPHWHQKWRAPLREAVTRLGERLDSILEKEGGALFKDPFAAREAMIEIIEDHAPENVDRFLAEHARRPLAAHEVVRALKLLEMARFGQLIFTSCAWFFDEVSGIETVQVMQYAARAMQLAQDLTGQDLEPEFREILRGAPSNVLENGARAYDEYAKPARVNLPRVAAHYAMAATFGLAGEEHRLGAYAVRAEKVDRRTAGRSSLCTGTARMTALATREETEVQFAVLHAGDHNLACGVAPLVGDKDFLAMRSELAETFERGDLAESIRRLDGHFEGHGYSVRDLFRDGQREVVRAMLKPSYASAETVLRRMHEDNVPLLNFLGWLSIPPPRHMAEAARFVIRTDLKRLFRSREIDVRRLGELLDEAQRRDVDLSGEKLGLLAAGWLARKVEKFAADPLDMEHLAKLREAREHLSRLSLGLLQWRAQNVWFDLNQGLRPEMGDKAAQGDETATAWCEAFDDLGRLLGMRTA is encoded by the coding sequence ATGAGCGACCTGCCTCGCTACGTCTGCGTCCATGGCCATTTCTATCAGCCGCCGCGCGAGAACCCCTGGCTCGACGAGGTGGAGGTGCAGGACTCGGCCCAGCCCTACCACGACTGGAACGAACGCATCACGGCCGAATGCTACGCGCCCAACGCCCACGCCCGCATCCTCGACGGCGAGGGATTGATCGAAAACATCGTTAACAACTACGCGCGCATCAGCTTCAACTTCGGTCCCACGCTGCTCGCCTGGCTGGAGCGCAAACGGCCCTCGATCCACGAGGCCATCGTGCATGCCGACCACATCTCACGCCGGTTGTTCTCCGGCCACGGTTCCGCCCTGGCTCAAATCTACAACCACATGATAATGCCCCTGGCCACGGAGCGCGAGCGCCGCGTGCAGCTCGCCTGGGGCCTGGAGGACTTTCGCCGTCGCTTCGGCCGCGAGGCCGAGGGCATATGGCTGCCCGAGACGGCCGTGGACCTTTTGACTCTCGATCTTCTGGCCGAGGCCGGGCTCGCCTTCACCATCCTGGCCCCGCGCCAGGCCGCGCGCGTGCGCCGCCTGGGTGAGGAGGAATGGCGCGACGTCTCGGACGGTCGCGTGGACCCCACCACGCCCTACGTGCAGCGCCTGCCCTCGGGCCGCACCATCGCCCTGTTCTTCTACGACGGCCCCATCTCCCAGGATCTGGCCTTCGCCGGGCTCCTCAAGAGTGGTGAGGCCCTGGCCGATCGCCTCATGTCCGCCTTCACCGAGCCGGGCGCAAACGGCCGCGACTGGCCGCAGCTCTCGCACATCGCCACGGACGGCGAATCCTACGGCCACCACCATTCCCAGGGCGAGATGGCCCTGGCCTACGCCCTGTCCGTCATCGAGCGCGACCCGGACGTGTCCCTGACCAACTACGGGGAGTACCTGGAGCGCCACCCGCCGACCATGGAGGTGGAAATCTTCGAGAACTCGTCCTGGAGCTGCATCCACGGCGTGGAGCGCTGGCGCGCGGACTGCGGCTGCAACTCGGGCATGAAACCGCACTGGCACCAGAAGTGGCGCGCGCCCCTGCGCGAGGCCGTGACCCGGTTGGGCGAGCGGCTTGACTCCATCCTCGAAAAGGAGGGCGGCGCGCTCTTCAAAGATCCATTCGCGGCTCGCGAGGCCATGATCGAAATCATCGAGGACCACGCGCCCGAAAACGTGGACCGCTTTTTGGCCGAACACGCGCGCCGTCCCCTGGCCGCGCACGAGGTCGTCCGGGCGCTCAAGCTCTTGGAGATGGCCCGCTTCGGTCAGCTCATCTTCACGAGCTGCGCCTGGTTCTTCGACGAGGTCTCGGGCATCGAGACCGTGCAGGTCATGCAGTACGCGGCCAGGGCCATGCAACTCGCCCAGGATCTGACCGGCCAGGACCTCGAACCCGAATTCCGGGAAATCCTGCGTGGCGCGCCCTCAAATGTCCTTGAGAACGGGGCCAGGGCCTACGACGAGTACGCCAAGCCCGCCCGCGTGAACCTGCCGCGCGTGGCCGCGCACTACGCCATGGCCGCGACCTTCGGCCTGGCCGGGGAGGAGCACCGCCTGGGGGCCTATGCCGTGCGTGCGGAGAAAGTGGACAGGCGCACAGCCGGACGCTCCAGCCTTTGCACCGGCACGGCCAGGATGACCGCCCTTGCCACGCGCGAAGAGACCGAAGTGCAGTTCGCCGTGTTGCACGCGGGCGACCACAATCTGGCCTGTGGCGTAGCCCCGCTCGTCGGCGACAAAGACTTCCTCGCTATGCGTTCCGAACTCGCCGAAACCTTCGAGCGTGGCGACCTGGCCGAATCCATCCGCCGCCTGGACGGCCACTTCGAGGGCCACGGCTATTCCGTGCGCGACCTCTTTCGCGACGGTCAGCGCGAGGTGGTGCGCGCCATGCTCAAACCCTCTTACGCCTCTGCCGAGACGGTCCTGCGCCGTATGCACGAGGACAACGTGCCGCTCCTGAACTTCCTCGGTTGGCTTTCCATCCCCCCGCCGCGCCACATGGCCGAGGCCGCGCGCTTCGTCATCAGGACGGACCTCAAGCGCCTCTTCCGGAGCAGGGAGATCGACGTGCGACGACTCGGGGAGCTTCTGGACGAGGCCCAGCGCCGCGACGTGGACCTCAGTGGCGAGAAGCTCGGCCTTCTGGCCGCAGGCTGGCTGGCGCGCAAGGTCGAGAAGTTCGCGGCCGATCCCCTGGACATGGAGCACCTCGCCAAGTTGCGCGAGGCCAGGGAGCACCTCTCGCGTCTTTCGCTGGGCCTGTTGCAGTGGCGGGCGCAAAACGTCTGGTTCGACCTCAATCAGGGGCTTCGCCCCGAGATGGGCGACAAGGCCGCGCAGGGCGACGAGACCGCTACGGCCTGGTGCGAGGCCTTCGACGACCTGGGGCGATTGCTCGGCATGAGGACGGCATGA
- the treZ gene encoding malto-oligosyltrehalose trehalohydrolase produces the protein MRLCAGHEYKKGSCSFTCWAPKAKRLDLVLPGPKEARLPMEHHGQGVWHAAVEDVVPGLRYAYSLDHGPLRPDPTSHLQPDGVHGPSAVVDHTAFRWNDAAFRPPALAEWVIYELHVGTFSPEGTFAGAIAKLPLLAELGVTVLEVMPVAAFPGARNWGYDGVAPYAVHAAYGGPEGFKCFVDAAHGLGMAVILDVVYNHLGPEGNYLREFGPYFTAEHHTPWGEAVNYDGPNSGPVRDFVVANALHWIRRYHVDGLRLDAVQTIHDESVRHILSELSLAVKDEAERLGRPLRLIAESDRNDPRLVRPLAVGGLGCHGVWSDDLHHALHALTTREKRGYYTDYGRAEHVALALEHGFAYRGEYSRFRRAAHGQPPDGVPCEAHVVALQNHDQVGNRMRGERISHLTNIEAVKTAAACVLLSPFTPLLFMGEEWAAAEPFSYFTSHGDPGLIKAVRAGRRKEFKSFGWKGEPPDPQDEATFAACTLDWQAREKAPHAGVLACYRALLALRREEPFATRTRVSVSARALLSGGKEQGAVVMNRTGGGREAVCLFLFAPKTSLDFSALLPAGNFSLVLDTGDDAFGGPGRAFAAPPARRARIPGPRALVLVRETHLEGL, from the coding sequence ATGCGTCTTTGCGCCGGACACGAATACAAGAAGGGCAGTTGCTCCTTCACCTGCTGGGCACCGAAGGCGAAACGGCTCGACCTCGTCCTGCCCGGCCCCAAGGAGGCCCGTCTGCCCATGGAACACCACGGCCAAGGCGTGTGGCACGCCGCAGTCGAGGATGTGGTGCCCGGACTTCGCTACGCCTATTCCCTCGACCATGGGCCGCTCCGGCCCGATCCGACCTCGCATCTGCAACCGGATGGCGTGCACGGACCCTCGGCCGTGGTCGATCATACGGCCTTTCGCTGGAATGATGCGGCCTTCCGCCCGCCCGCCCTGGCCGAATGGGTGATCTACGAGTTGCATGTAGGCACGTTCTCACCCGAGGGCACCTTTGCAGGGGCCATCGCCAAGCTACCGCTTCTGGCCGAACTCGGCGTCACGGTCCTGGAAGTCATGCCCGTGGCCGCCTTTCCGGGGGCGCGCAACTGGGGATACGACGGCGTGGCGCCCTATGCCGTGCACGCGGCCTACGGCGGTCCCGAGGGCTTCAAGTGTTTCGTGGACGCGGCCCACGGCCTGGGAATGGCCGTGATCCTGGACGTGGTCTACAACCACCTGGGGCCGGAGGGAAACTACCTGCGCGAGTTCGGGCCTTACTTCACGGCCGAACACCACACCCCCTGGGGCGAGGCGGTGAACTACGACGGCCCAAACAGCGGGCCGGTGCGCGATTTCGTCGTCGCAAACGCCCTGCACTGGATCAGGCGCTACCACGTGGACGGCCTGCGCCTGGACGCGGTGCAGACCATCCACGACGAATCCGTGCGCCACATCCTGTCCGAGCTTTCCCTGGCAGTGAAAGACGAGGCCGAGCGCCTGGGCAGGCCGCTGCGCCTGATCGCCGAGTCCGACCGCAACGACCCGCGCCTGGTCAGGCCGCTCGCCGTGGGCGGCCTGGGCTGCCACGGCGTGTGGAGCGACGACCTGCACCACGCCCTGCACGCCCTGACGACCCGCGAGAAGCGCGGCTACTACACGGACTACGGCCGGGCCGAGCACGTGGCCCTGGCCCTCGAACACGGCTTTGCCTACCGGGGCGAGTATTCGCGCTTTCGCCGCGCGGCCCACGGCCAACCGCCCGACGGCGTGCCCTGCGAGGCCCACGTGGTGGCCCTGCAGAACCACGACCAGGTGGGCAACCGCATGCGCGGCGAGCGCATCTCGCACCTGACGAACATTGAAGCCGTGAAGACGGCGGCCGCGTGCGTTTTGCTCTCGCCCTTTACGCCGCTGCTCTTCATGGGCGAGGAGTGGGCCGCGGCCGAACCTTTCTCCTATTTCACCAGCCACGGCGATCCCGGCCTGATAAAGGCCGTGCGCGCGGGCAGGCGCAAAGAATTCAAATCCTTCGGCTGGAAGGGCGAGCCGCCCGATCCCCAGGACGAAGCCACTTTCGCGGCCTGTACGCTCGACTGGCAGGCGCGCGAAAAAGCGCCTCACGCCGGGGTCCTGGCCTGCTACCGCGCGCTTTTGGCGCTGCGCCGGGAGGAGCCATTCGCCACGCGCACGCGCGTCTCGGTGTCGGCCCGCGCGCTGCTTTCCGGCGGCAAGGAGCAGGGCGCCGTGGTCATGAACCGCACGGGCGGCGGCCGCGAGGCCGTGTGCCTGTTCCTCTTCGCCCCGAAGACGAGCCTTGATTTTTCCGCCCTGCTTCCGGCCGGGAATTTCTCCCTGGTCCTGGACACGGGCGACGACGCCTTTGGCGGACCGGGCAGGGCCTTTGCCGCCCCCCCCGCGCGGCGCGCGCGCATCCCTGGTCCGCGCGCCCTGGTCCTGGTTCGCGAAACCCACTTGGAGGGCTTATGA
- a CDS encoding two-component regulator propeller domain-containing protein — translation MRILLAIVLVLAAPAFAAAQAELRPRFQHVGVDDGLSISSVLCAVQDAQGFLWFGTYDGLNRHDGLEFVVHRADPENPKSLSDSNIRSLLADPDNTLWVGTKSGGLNRLGPDRSGFTAFRHDPNDPSSLPSDEVRAILRDASGALWVGTAQGLARFDESSGTFSRFTGMTLEGLGLAGVPVLSLAEDETGVLWIGSTIGLFKLDATRTDLRTFAGACLPQAPVLSLLAEAPGRIVAGYEEAGLALIDVEFGTCRRYLGTTSVQALMRSARGYLHAGTSSGLATMRPGRDHFQIVRNNRYDPQSLVHDDVHCLMQDAGGVIWVGTYAGGLSKLNPAYQAFGLLRNEPWNPNSLSGELVSAVFLGRDGVLWVGTSYDGLNMVNRQTGEVTVFRNNPRDPKSLSFDRVSCLHEDRKGRLWVGTVDRGLNLFERETQTFRRFGHDPDDPETLSQDKIWWIHEDREGFLWIGTSRGGLNRFDPETGRVVRYRHDPADPSSLPHDRVRHIMQTRDGTMWIGTNAGLSRFDPATGKFQTWGHDPGDPASLSNPRATPIVEDGLGRLWVGTDDGLNLFDPATGRFTQFTAENSGLADDAVQGMLLDGTGNLWLSTYRGLSHLNTVTFEIRNFSARDGLQGPEFWMNAAHKGFNGEMFFGGQKGLTYFFPENITPNAHLAKPVLTGLTVMGRDRPLAEDISVAEHLDLTYDDRVVTFRFGALDFADPRRNQCAYMLEGFDEDFVLARQGRYATYTNLDPGRYVFRVRAANNNVWSPEERRLVVVVAPPFWRTWWFMSLVTALLALSIYAAHRQRAAGLVRRRRELEETVQAQTASLRAEIEERALAEKRLRQSRDSFTKIFEHTPLGVTISDMATGTILQANPAIFELFRARPEEVLGRTSTELGVWPSASERENFVRDVAERGVVLNREVTLRVNERPLDCLLSAASIEAFGRKCILTIVTDITVRKRLEAELHEARKRAEDANRAKSEFLANMSHELRTPVAGIIGVTRILFEQAADGPTRDGLRLIRESSDMLLEIINDVLDLSKIEAGRLDMESIPFNPREAMRSALSLAQIMAGQKGLSFEVEMADDLPRAVRGDPVRLRQVLNNLLSNAVKFTEKGEVRVVVSATGQDDGAARIAFSVRDTGIGIPEEKLGAIFESFTQADGSTTRRYGGSGLGLAISRHLATLMGGDIAVQSRVGEGSVFTAELPFPLADAAELPSEEPGEAADGPAVSARPLSVLVVEDHAEPYSP, via the coding sequence GTGCGCATACTGCTGGCGATCGTCCTCGTTCTGGCCGCGCCCGCCTTCGCCGCGGCCCAGGCCGAGCTTCGGCCCCGCTTCCAGCACGTGGGCGTGGACGACGGTCTGTCCATATCCTCGGTTCTCTGCGCGGTTCAAGACGCCCAGGGGTTCTTGTGGTTCGGCACCTACGACGGGCTGAACCGCCACGACGGCCTGGAATTCGTGGTCCATCGCGCCGATCCCGAAAATCCGAAAAGTCTTTCCGACAGCAACATCCGGTCGCTATTGGCCGATCCCGACAACACCCTGTGGGTGGGCACCAAGTCCGGCGGCCTGAACCGCCTGGGGCCGGATCGTTCCGGCTTCACGGCCTTCCGCCATGATCCAAACGACCCGTCGAGCCTGCCCAGCGACGAGGTGCGTGCCATTTTGCGCGACGCCTCAGGCGCGCTCTGGGTGGGCACGGCCCAAGGGCTGGCCCGTTTCGACGAGTCGAGCGGGACGTTCAGCCGCTTCACGGGCATGACCCTGGAGGGCTTGGGGCTGGCGGGAGTGCCGGTCCTCTCCCTGGCCGAGGACGAAACCGGCGTGCTGTGGATCGGTTCGACAATCGGGCTCTTCAAGCTCGATGCCACGCGTACCGATCTTCGTACCTTTGCCGGCGCCTGTCTGCCGCAGGCTCCTGTCCTCTCGCTGCTGGCCGAGGCTCCGGGACGAATCGTGGCAGGTTACGAGGAGGCGGGGCTCGCGCTGATCGACGTCGAATTCGGCACCTGTCGCCGGTATCTGGGCACGACGAGCGTGCAGGCTCTCATGCGCTCGGCCAGGGGATACCTGCACGCCGGGACGTCCTCGGGCCTGGCCACTATGCGGCCGGGCCGCGACCATTTCCAGATCGTGCGCAACAACCGCTACGACCCCCAGAGCCTGGTCCACGACGACGTGCACTGCCTCATGCAGGATGCTGGCGGCGTGATCTGGGTGGGCACCTACGCGGGCGGTCTCTCCAAGCTCAACCCGGCCTACCAGGCCTTCGGGCTCTTGCGCAACGAGCCCTGGAATCCGAACAGCCTTTCGGGGGAACTCGTCAGCGCCGTGTTCCTGGGCCGCGACGGCGTGCTCTGGGTAGGCACGAGCTACGACGGCTTGAACATGGTCAACCGCCAGACCGGGGAAGTGACTGTCTTTCGCAACAATCCGCGCGATCCCAAGAGCCTGTCCTTCGACCGGGTGAGTTGCCTGCACGAGGATCGCAAGGGGCGCTTGTGGGTGGGCACGGTGGACCGGGGTCTGAATCTTTTCGAACGCGAAACACAGACTTTCCGCCGTTTCGGCCACGATCCCGACGACCCTGAAACCCTGAGCCAGGACAAGATATGGTGGATCCACGAAGATCGCGAAGGCTTCTTGTGGATCGGCACCAGCCGTGGCGGCCTGAACCGCTTCGATCCCGAGACAGGACGCGTCGTGCGCTACCGGCACGATCCGGCCGACCCGTCGAGTCTGCCCCACGACCGCGTGCGCCACATCATGCAGACGCGCGACGGGACCATGTGGATCGGCACCAACGCGGGGCTCAGCCGCTTTGATCCGGCCACGGGCAAATTTCAGACCTGGGGGCACGATCCGGGCGATCCCGCGAGTCTTTCCAACCCCCGCGCCACGCCCATCGTCGAAGACGGCCTGGGCAGGCTTTGGGTGGGCACGGACGACGGCCTGAACCTCTTCGATCCCGCCACCGGGCGCTTCACCCAATTCACTGCCGAGAACAGCGGACTGGCCGACGACGCGGTGCAGGGCATGCTCCTGGACGGGACGGGCAACCTGTGGCTGTCCACCTATCGGGGCCTGAGCCACCTGAACACCGTGACCTTCGAGATCCGCAATTTCTCGGCCCGCGACGGCCTGCAAGGGCCCGAGTTCTGGATGAACGCCGCGCACAAGGGCTTTAACGGCGAGATGTTCTTCGGCGGGCAAAAGGGCCTGACGTACTTCTTTCCCGAGAACATCACACCCAACGCTCACCTGGCCAAGCCGGTGCTGACCGGCCTCACGGTCATGGGGCGGGATCGTCCTCTGGCCGAGGACATCTCCGTGGCGGAACACCTGGACCTGACCTACGACGACAGGGTTGTCACCTTCCGTTTCGGGGCGCTCGACTTCGCCGACCCGCGCCGTAACCAGTGCGCCTACATGCTCGAAGGCTTTGACGAGGATTTCGTTCTCGCCCGGCAAGGGCGCTACGCCACCTACACCAACCTCGATCCGGGTCGCTACGTCTTCAGAGTCAGGGCGGCCAACAACAACGTCTGGAGCCCCGAGGAGCGTCGCCTGGTGGTCGTCGTGGCCCCGCCATTCTGGCGCACATGGTGGTTCATGTCCCTGGTCACGGCGCTTTTGGCCCTCTCGATCTACGCCGCCCACCGCCAGCGCGCGGCCGGACTCGTGCGCCGCCGCCGCGAGTTGGAAGAGACGGTGCAGGCCCAGACCGCCTCGCTGCGGGCCGAGATCGAGGAGCGCGCCCTGGCCGAGAAACGGCTCAGGCAAAGCCGCGACAGCTTTACCAAGATATTCGAGCACACCCCTTTGGGCGTGACCATCAGCGACATGGCCACCGGCACCATCCTGCAGGCCAACCCGGCCATCTTCGAACTGTTCCGGGCGCGGCCCGAGGAGGTGCTCGGCCGGACCTCCACGGAACTCGGCGTCTGGCCAAGCGCGAGCGAGCGCGAGAACTTCGTCCGCGACGTGGCCGAGCGCGGCGTGGTCCTGAACCGCGAAGTGACCCTGCGGGTGAACGAGAGGCCGCTCGACTGCCTGCTTTCGGCCGCGTCCATCGAGGCCTTCGGCCGCAAGTGCATCCTGACCATCGTCACCGACATCACCGTGCGCAAGCGGCTGGAGGCCGAACTGCACGAGGCGCGAAAGCGCGCCGAGGACGCCAACCGGGCCAAGAGCGAGTTCCTGGCCAACATGAGCCACGAGCTTCGCACGCCCGTGGCGGGCATCATCGGCGTCACCCGCATCCTCTTCGAGCAGGCCGCGGACGGCCCCACACGAGACGGGCTGAGGCTCATCCGCGAATCGAGCGACATGCTGCTCGAAATCATCAACGACGTTTTGGACCTCTCCAAGATCGAGGCCGGCAGGCTGGACATGGAGTCCATCCCCTTCAATCCCCGCGAGGCCATGCGCTCCGCGCTTTCCCTGGCGCAGATCATGGCAGGGCAAAAGGGGCTCTCCTTCGAGGTGGAGATGGCGGACGACCTGCCGAGAGCCGTGCGCGGCGATCCTGTGCGGCTGCGGCAGGTGTTGAACAACCTCTTGTCCAACGCGGTCAAATTCACCGAGAAGGGAGAGGTGCGCGTCGTTGTCTCGGCCACGGGCCAGGACGATGGCGCGGCACGGATCGCGTTTTCCGTGCGCGACACGGGCATCGGCATCCCCGAGGAAAAGCTGGGGGCCATCTTCGAGAGCTTCACCCAGGCCGACGGCTCGACCACCAGGCGCTACGGCGGCTCGGGCCTGGGGCTGGCCATCAGTCGGCACCTGGCGACGTTGATGGGCGGCGACATCGCCGTGCAAAGCCGCGTGGGCGAGGGCAGCGTCTTCACGGCCGAGTTGCCGTTCCCGCTGGCCGACGCGGCCGAACTGCCGTCCGAGGAGCCCGGCGAAGCTGCCGACGGCCCGGCTGTCTCTGCGCGTCCGCTCTCTGTTCTCGTCGTGGAGGACCACGCCGAACCGTATTCTCCTTAA